The Cololabis saira isolate AMF1-May2022 chromosome 23, fColSai1.1, whole genome shotgun sequence genomic sequence cctattttaaacaggccttgaatgtcttaaaaacaagcttttgattgtttttgctaaataaattagaaattcagcctctgagacatgtctttatcttccccgtttctaacctcattatctatgtgggattctgagtgggcggggaggctatgataatgaggctctgtgctgattggctgcctgacgcgatgacgcgatACAGCGCTACgtaaaaatggcggaagctccggccagcggagttagttgtgggcgtggtttcacgcatcactCCTGTCGTgatgtcacgacaggagcagaatctgaacggctcgtagaagccacatcacactggacggctcatccgggcggctgtacagacactgcagaatgtggttgcttacctccttctctgagttggcaggctgaggggagaccactttatagatgttaaagcaagagaaaacctgtttttcataataggtcccctttaaaggataAATATTATTCCCTTTTTCACTAGTTACAATCTCCTGAGGTCTAACTGAAATGTATGTGACAtgatttggtcaaaataccaaaATACCAAAATACCAATACCAATACCAAATCAGCCACTCCACTTCAAGTCAGTGTTACAGCTCAGTGCCAATGCACATTTTGAGGTTACAAGCAATGCAGTATGATGTGAAGTTGGGTAAAAATAAAGATTGGGGAGCTGGATAAGTGTACTCCAATctgagtctgtgatgtcacagaagctTGTAAATCTGAAGTTTTTAACTTAAGAAGTGCAGAGCAAAGACAAAAATGTGTCATATTGGGAGTTTTGAGTTCATAGTTAATTTAAACACGTAGATAATGTATGTGGTGTCAGAAAAGGTGTTTTTTAACTGTTTGGACAGCGGGCCAGAAACATTTACATAACTGCACATTGTTGACTTACTTTACCTGATTTACTGTCTCTTTGGCCATCAGATTTGTTTTATCGCACATTTAACTCGAGGAATTCCTCCATGATTCTTACTGGCTCATTTACTGACCTTCTGTAAATGTAATTATAGCTCTGCTCAACTTCCACCTGAGCAGATATACGCCCTGGGATAAGGGAGACCAGGGGCTGCTGGGAGGAGATTATTCCAAATCAACACAGCAAACACAGCATAATATGCAGCTTTTATTCTTGTATATGAGTCAAGATGGACAAATGCTAGATTTTATATTTGTTATACAGGAGCTCATTTGGTCCTTACCAGGTCCTAAAACCACATATAAGCAACAATGcatgatatattatacattgttattatttatttgactAAAGTCTTTCTGTGCAGAgtttgcgtgggttccctccgggtactccgggtactccgggtgctccggcttcctcccacagtccaaaaacatgcatgctgggTTAATTGCTGATTATAAATTGTCCGTAGGTGTgagttaggcctgtgttgaaaaaatcgatttcccaattctaaatcgattctcatattagtttctaaaaatcgattcatatgtctaaagatcgatttcttttttcttttttatttttttttaatttttttttatttattcatgtatttttttttttcatcattacattacaacttttggttatttttttgtttatccccaaaaaaggaatgttttgttggacacgagaataactggtgccatgtttttgcctttaaatatgtttaaaggtatgaaaacattaaagtgttaggttataataattgcataaattgtctatatttcattactttatatactgtcttggggttacatttgcaaaaatgataaaaaccaaatgctcaaaaattaaaaaccaaaatagaccgaaaatggaacaaataaaaacggaatgtgggaaaaaatctgtttggtaattctgacccatgatgtttctgaaagcagttctatcagcattctgggagctgattggtccttacagcaacattagctgccaatacttgttgtttaatctcaatataatactagtattaatatgttgcagaactagtcatataattcatgcaacagctcaaaaaacagttttaataacactaacccaaatcaatatcggaatcgaatcaaatcaaatcttgataaatcgattctgaatcttaagaatcggaatggaatcgattcttgacatttgaatcgatccccagccctagtgtgagtgtgagtatgtctggttgtctgtgtatctatgtggcccttcgatggactggagacctgtccagggtgtaacccctgcctctggCCTGatattagctgggataggctccagcagacccccgtgtccctgcaaaggataaacgggtacagaaaatggatggatggatatttgacTAAATGCAGAAGCAGAGTGTGAAAAGCTACAGGAAAGACACAGGGGCTTTTTGACATCTTCCACGATAAGGAACCATGGCAACAGGTAAGCTGTGTCCCTTATTGAGCTCTCCAAAGACCCCACATCTACACTCGCTCAAGAGGAGGTGCTGAAAAAGTAGTCAAGGAGCAAAAGAGAGAGCCAGGAGAAGGAACACTTCTTCCCTCGGTTGTAATGGAAAGGCCAATAAAAAGGACAAGTCTGGAGCACAGACAAGGACACGGAGGGAAGTTTGGCAGCAAAGTTTTACTGTTCTCACCAAGACATCATCCAGAGTAGATCCATATCTACACAATACGTGCAATATTGCCTTCACCGCATTACAGCTGAGGATGgtctgtgtttttgttgtcCTGTAACAATTCTGTAATGTCTCTGGTCATCAGCTCTGGGTAAAGTTCAGCATTGAATAAACTCCTTCTACCCGGTTGTTACAGTGAGACACAACTTCACAATGTGCATGAAGGGTGTACTTTCTTTCTTACGAGACATGACACAGTAACTCAGATTCAGCACTGCGAGTAACTGAACTAAGATGCCATCATTACCCTCTGTTTGACCTCTAATCCACACTGTTTCTGTTTCTTTGCTTCCTGCAGGCAGCAGGGAGGCGGCCTTCACCTACGCCATCACTGCAGCTGGGGTTGCCCACGCCGTGACCACGGCGTGTAGCCAAGGCAACCTGAGCCAGTGCGGCTGCGACCGCGAGAAGCAGGGCTACCACGACCAGGAGGAAAGCTGGAAATGGGGGGGCTGCTCGGCCGACGTCAAGTACGGGGTGGAGTTCTCGCGGCGCTTCGTGGACGCCCGCGAGATCAAGAAAAACGCCCGCAGGTTGATGAACCTGCACAACAACGAGGCGGGCCGAAAGGTGAGACCATGCAGGACAACCCGTCTGAAACATTAGCaaagaaatgctactttgacCCTTGATACTAATACTTTCCACTTCCTTTGATAATCAAATTAATCTTCCGTTGTAATCATTgcatctgtttttaatgacattttTGGCATCAGGATTGTAAAACGCGGGGCCTGGGAGATAAAGCTCCGCTATCCATCCACTGAGCTGCCCGGCATTCATTCAGAACAGAGGATATTATTGCAAGTCTCCCTCTCTTCCTTTCTCAGTGGCAGCAGCAAAAACCACACTTCTGCATCACCGCGCACGCTGAACCAACAAGTCCAGAGCAACTTCCAAAAAACTGTGATAACCATGTGAGAAAAGACAGAGTGGCTGATTTGACTAATGACGTGTGCCGTTTAGGGGCTCGGTCAATTCCATTTCCTGTAACTTTAACTTCATTAAATCTGTCATGATGAGGAATCAAGTGCCAAGCCAGTCAATCACCTGTCAATCATGTCGTCTAAAAATAGTTAGGGACTTTataatgtaaatctggctaAAACCAGCTTGTTATTCTGGACGTAAGGTTGCACAAGAGCTCTGGTCAGCTTTCTCCGGCCGTCTTGCCATTCTGTGGTCTGCAAAAAAGGTCAAGCTAATTAGAGGCTAGAGTTCGGGGGTATGACTTCTCCTCTTTTTGACAGAAAAATGGCTTTCTGCCGCTGTGTTGAAAATTAGGGTGCCCGCAGAAATCCTATCTTACCAAAACAAACAGGATAAACTGTTCCTAATTAAAGCAGCGCGTATAAATTTAGCCCGTAATCATCTGAATTTCAACATCGCACCACTTTTACCCTCTCTAGATcctggaggagaggatgaagctGGAGTGCAAGTGCCACGGCGTGTCGGGCTCCTGCACCACCAAGACCTGCTGGATCACGCTGCCCAAGTTCAGAGAGATCGGCTACCTGCTGAAGGAGCGCTACGGCGAGGCGGTGCAGGTGGAGCCGGTCCGGGCCTCGCGGCTCCGCCAGCCCTCCTTCCTGCGCCTCAAGGAGGCCCGGGGCTACCAGAAGCCCACGGACACGGACCTGGTGTACCTGGAGCGCTCGCCCAACTACTGCGAGGAGGACACGGCCACGGGGAGCACGGGCACCAGGGGCCGGCTCTGCAACGGCACCTCCACCCACACGGACGGCTGCAACGTGATGTGCTGCGGCCGGGGCTACAACACCCACCACTACACGCGGGTCTGGCAGTGCAACTGCAAGTTCCACTGGTGCTGTTTCGTCAAGTGCAACACCTGCAGTGAGAAATCAGAAGTCTTCACGTGCAAGTAGGAATAAGGAAATTGGGACATGGGAAAAATCAAAAGGACCTGGAAGTATTTATCAGATTTTTGCACATGTTGACATCCTGTTTGGACCTCTTGAGAGAAAAGGATGATGACACTGAAGCCGCGGTTCGGAAATCACTGGGAGCAGCGAACATTTATGACACGTTTAAGCTTCCAAACTGATGCAAAGATGACAAGATACCGAGAAGGTGACGCTGAAAGGATTCGATGCTCTCCTTCTGCCTCCAGCCGAGTCCGATTATGGAGACGGCAGCGTGCAAAGATGTATATTACAGATGCTCAGCGGGATAAAAGAGATAAATGTACTCTGGACTGCCCTGAGGCCTGGAGGTCGGCAGCCAAACACGTTCAACTGTCCTCTCACACTGTAGTCTGTTTAAACACTGAAAATTAAACATAATTATTTATGTAAAATGCCTTCAATAACAAATTCAATAGCATTCCCCCCTCTTTGTAATAGTcattcatttaaattaatttcattTGGTTGTATGGGGTCACATTTACAATCACTAAACATTCAAATATTCAACCTTTTTAACTCTCATTAGTGCCATATCTTGTTTTAGATTCTTTTGCACTTACATGTTAATGTTTCATTAACTCAACACGAGTTATTTAAAGGGGTCTTGGTGCTGTCAGGTGTTGAACTTTCTCATACCTCTACCTGAAGCCCAGATAGTCTCTCCCACCAACAACCAGCGgtggcaaacacacacacacatctagtGCTTTTAATGCAAATCCAAGCAGCACTTCATCCTGACTGCTTAGTTTTAGGAGGGCTCCGGACTTGTGAGAAAACCAAGTCCTCCTCGCTGGAACCCGACGGAGGTGCAATCAGGTTCAGATACCTCCAACCAACCCGTGAGCTTGCAGAGACGTGGAATTCCACATGGCGGCCTCTGCTTACACAAGGCCTTCCAGCGCGGTTTCGGCCTGCCTGGATGGATGGCATGTGTCCTAACCACACAGAAGGGGGTACGAGAGGATCAAAGGCCTCCAAGCTATTTTTGGAAAGCACCCTTAATGCATTCAGAAGTGTTTATTTAGGCTTTATATAACTTTCGAAACAATTTGAAGAGTATATTTTTGTATGAGAACCGTGGCACTTTATGTCATTTAGAGATGGGGGAGAGTCACTATTTACAAGTGTTTTCTAATGTCGTATTCAGAGTTGAAAGCTATAAATTATTTGGAGTTTGTGTTGTTGATTCATGTTCCTGAACTGTAAATACTCCGTGATTGTTCAGCTCGGTACGATGGCTCGCCTCATCAACGTTGAGCTGCTTCAGAGGATGGTGAGTGACGCTCGTGAAAACCACTATTAAGCATCAAGTCATGGAAGAAGCTAGTGGATAATGCACTGAAAGCTCCCACGAACAATTAAGTCGAGCAGATTTCCTGCTTTCGGTCGTCTCACGAAGCCTCTAGTGAATTAGGGACAACAGTGTTTCGTCAAGGCATTACTATAACTTCAAATACAGCttaagtttatttgttttaatcgCAAAAAAACAGTCTGCTTCATTATAATCCTGGAGAtttgtgttctttgttttttttcctataaATAAAACTATCTTTTAATGCCTCTTGAGTTTTGTTACATTTGGCCTTTTaatggaaaagagaaaagaaaactagaaagattttttttgtttcagttcTTTATTAGACATGAATCCAGACGTGAATCAAAGtggggttttttgttgttttttggctgAAGCCCAAATCAGAAGGAGCAGGTACATTAGTCTGCGGTGTAAAGTGCTGATCTAGGAAACCCGAGTTAGTGGTCTTGCCTGATGTGCGGGGAGATGAGCGCGCGGCTGTGGCCCTGCCACCTCATTCAGCGCGGCTGACTTGCACAGCCTCTTTCCTGTGGGGCTGAAAAGCATTGCAGCCGGGCAGTCGAGCGCAAGTAACATCTGTTTTGTTAGCCGTCTGAAATGCTGGGGACCGGAACCATATAAGCTCCCCT encodes the following:
- the wnt7ba gene encoding protein Wnt-7b, whose amino-acid sequence is MLIISSRSALLSVYYPQIFLILTSGSYLALSSVVALGANIICNKIPGLAPRQRALCQSRPDAIIVIGEGAQLGINECQYQFRYGRWNCSALGERTVFGQELRVGSREAAFTYAITAAGVAHAVTTACSQGNLSQCGCDREKQGYHDQEESWKWGGCSADVKYGVEFSRRFVDAREIKKNARRLMNLHNNEAGRKILEERMKLECKCHGVSGSCTTKTCWITLPKFREIGYLLKERYGEAVQVEPVRASRLRQPSFLRLKEARGYQKPTDTDLVYLERSPNYCEEDTATGSTGTRGRLCNGTSTHTDGCNVMCCGRGYNTHHYTRVWQCNCKFHWCCFVKCNTCSEKSEVFTCK